One Merismopedia glauca CCAP 1448/3 genomic region harbors:
- a CDS encoding c-type cytochrome translates to MISSRLLAFLIASIISSSIQAGEAGTVNFLIKSIANSCSSCHGVNTLSDSVIPGIAGLDQRYFISKMTEYRQQNQPAELRVPHAKDVTEEEVVQLAAFFAQKSRACPYYQTHPAGKFAE, encoded by the coding sequence ATGATATCTAGTCGTTTATTAGCATTTTTGATTGCCTCAATCATATCTTCCTCAATTCAAGCTGGGGAAGCAGGCACTGTAAACTTTCTGATCAAGTCCATAGCAAATTCTTGCAGCTCATGCCATGGGGTCAATACTCTAAGTGATTCAGTGATTCCTGGTATCGCAGGATTGGATCAACGATATTTCATTTCCAAAATGACCGAGTACCGACAACAAAATCAACCAGCGGAGTTAAGAGTGCCGCATGCCAAAGATGTCACTGAAGAAGAAGTTGTTCAGCTAGCTGCTTTCTTTGCGCAAAAGTCTCGTGCATGTCCATATTACCAAACTCATCCTGCCGGCAAATTCGCCGAATAA
- a CDS encoding quinoprotein dehydrogenase-associated SoxYZ-like carrier: MRVKQISLICSSIFALTLSLGASAEAIDKYWGQMENDYFPNKRLQESDSVQLTAPRRAESGAQVPFSFKINHPMTNGSYIKAVSVIADANPVPLVAVYHFTPESGSAEINTRIRLEVDSFVHVVAETSDGQYLMNKIAIRATGGCGGSIGDDEAAAKQAAGKMRLSVSPEANDQNIVMARLLIKHPMYTGLQRDLVSQGFRPAFFINKIIAKFNDKIVMDADTFIGMSEDPNIQFPLKANEPGKLIVVIKDNEGGTFTSSTDVGIN, from the coding sequence ATGCGTGTAAAACAAATATCATTGATTTGCAGTTCAATTTTTGCGCTAACTCTATCTCTCGGAGCAAGTGCTGAAGCTATCGATAAATACTGGGGACAAATGGAGAACGATTATTTCCCTAATAAGCGGCTACAAGAGTCGGATTCAGTCCAATTAACGGCGCCTCGTCGCGCTGAGAGTGGTGCACAGGTACCATTCTCTTTCAAAATTAATCACCCCATGACAAATGGAAGCTATATCAAGGCAGTTTCAGTCATTGCTGACGCAAACCCAGTGCCATTAGTTGCGGTTTACCACTTTACCCCAGAGTCTGGAAGTGCCGAAATCAATACAAGAATTCGTCTTGAGGTTGATTCATTTGTCCATGTGGTCGCAGAAACGAGTGATGGGCAGTATTTGATGAACAAAATCGCAATACGTGCGACGGGAGGTTGTGGCGGTTCAATCGGTGATGATGAAGCAGCTGCTAAGCAAGCTGCTGGGAAAATGCGGTTATCTGTTTCACCAGAGGCTAATGACCAGAACATCGTAATGGCTCGTTTGTTGATCAAACATCCGATGTACACAGGTCTTCAACGCGATCTGGTGTCACAAGGATTCAGGCCCGCATTTTTCATCAATAAAATTATCGCGAAATTCAATGACAAGATTGTCATGGATGCCGACACGTTTATTGGTATGAGCGAAGACCCAAATATTCAATTCCCCCTGAAAGCAAATGAGCCGGGCAAGCTTATCGTGGTGATTAAAGATAACGAAGGCGGTACTTTTACTTCTTCAACAGATGTAGGTATTAACTGA
- a CDS encoding TetR/AcrR family transcriptional regulator, translating into MATTKAEAAAASKARILEGAQDLIMSRGYAAMTVDAICQSAGITKGGFFHHFANKEALGEAVLTKFWADVEERQAIAPYHAKTNAVEFLEGYIDHAILSYQDPKLQQGCMLAIFTMELAESNQALFEIASTHFATWRKELIEMFNKVAEQTGQSIDAQTWSDFYISTLEGALLLAKASGDPKSITRSLTLYKKLLIDSISKS; encoded by the coding sequence ATGGCTACAACTAAAGCAGAAGCAGCTGCAGCGTCCAAGGCTCGCATCCTCGAAGGTGCGCAAGATTTAATAATGAGTCGCGGTTATGCAGCAATGACAGTTGATGCCATCTGCCAATCTGCAGGTATTACTAAAGGTGGTTTCTTTCATCACTTTGCCAATAAGGAAGCATTAGGCGAGGCGGTATTAACAAAGTTCTGGGCTGATGTGGAAGAGCGACAAGCTATAGCTCCCTATCATGCAAAAACAAATGCGGTTGAGTTCCTGGAAGGCTATATTGATCACGCAATCCTTTCCTACCAAGACCCAAAGCTGCAACAGGGTTGCATGCTTGCCATATTCACTATGGAGTTGGCTGAAAGTAATCAAGCCCTTTTTGAGATTGCTTCAACGCATTTTGCTACTTGGCGCAAAGAACTCATTGAGATGTTCAATAAGGTTGCTGAACAAACGGGTCAAAGCATAGACGCTCAGACCTGGAGTGATTTTTACATTTCCACCTTGGAAGGCGCTTTGCTGTTAGCTAAAGCTAGTGGCGACCCCAAGTCTATTACCCGTTCACTAACCCTCTATAAGAAGCTGTTGATCGATTCAATTTCCAAATCGTAA
- a CDS encoding OmpP1/FadL family transporter codes for MRTLSTIKKIASPIKFAVAGLFVSSTAFSANYGTDLNNTMLPAAGGVAGVSIAHSIEPAAAVFGNPATLTQYNEGTKFSFGATFYKPDVKASHNGGNTGVPWSGKSKATNYLVPTVAVTQAFSDKMVAGLGLTVQSGIGSDFRDKPGSLNPDSELLVFTANVGLGYKLTDNLSLGGAVTIGNGYLQMGLSSNTASSHGFGVRGTFGAKYDVTESTSLGAYYRSPLKIKYDNVVDNGAAIAPGKGNFWDVNVEQPQEFAIGVSNNSLLDGNLRIGADVIYKDWSSADLYKDIFRDQTIFALGGELKTGAAKWRLGYTHARDPIKRNVGSSIAGVTSMGSPVGTLTLNPSLVQYFQATNAEPIWEDQVTAGFGYALTESLALDTHVAFALKNRETIGFTSVSASTWQAGLGLTWSFK; via the coding sequence ATGCGTACGTTAAGTACAATTAAAAAAATAGCTTCACCAATTAAATTTGCGGTAGCGGGCCTTTTTGTATCAAGCACAGCCTTTTCAGCAAACTATGGTACTGATCTGAACAATACAATGCTGCCAGCTGCAGGGGGTGTAGCAGGCGTTTCAATTGCTCACTCAATCGAACCAGCAGCTGCGGTTTTTGGTAACCCTGCAACGCTTACTCAATACAATGAAGGTACCAAATTCAGCTTCGGAGCGACCTTCTATAAACCAGATGTTAAAGCTAGCCATAACGGCGGTAATACAGGCGTGCCTTGGAGCGGCAAGTCAAAAGCAACTAATTACCTGGTGCCAACGGTAGCGGTAACGCAAGCCTTCAGTGACAAAATGGTTGCTGGTTTGGGTTTAACAGTTCAGTCAGGCATCGGTTCAGACTTCCGTGATAAACCAGGTAGCCTCAATCCAGACTCAGAATTACTGGTATTCACTGCCAATGTAGGCTTAGGTTACAAGTTGACTGACAACCTTTCTTTAGGTGGCGCAGTTACTATCGGGAATGGTTATCTGCAAATGGGCCTGTCTTCAAATACTGCCTCAAGCCATGGTTTTGGCGTAAGAGGTACGTTTGGTGCTAAATACGATGTCACAGAGTCTACAAGCTTGGGCGCGTACTACAGAAGCCCTCTGAAAATCAAATACGACAACGTCGTTGACAATGGTGCTGCTATTGCTCCAGGCAAGGGTAACTTCTGGGACGTCAATGTTGAGCAACCACAGGAATTTGCAATTGGTGTATCGAACAACTCTCTTTTGGATGGCAATCTGCGCATCGGCGCTGATGTGATTTATAAAGACTGGTCTTCAGCAGATTTGTACAAAGACATCTTCCGCGATCAAACTATTTTTGCCCTGGGTGGTGAACTGAAAACAGGTGCTGCGAAGTGGCGCCTTGGTTACACCCATGCGCGTGATCCAATTAAGAGAAATGTTGGATCCTCAATTGCTGGGGTGACATCTATGGGCTCACCAGTAGGTACCTTAACGCTGAATCCATCATTAGTGCAGTACTTCCAGGCAACCAATGCTGAACCAATCTGGGAGGATCAAGTAACTGCAGGCTTTGGCTATGCTCTTACCGAGTCTCTCGCCTTGGACACACATGTTGCATTCGCACTTAAAAACCGTGAAACAATTGGCTTCACTTCCGTTTCAGCGAGTACCTGGCAAGCAGGATTGGGCCTGACCTGGTCCTTTAAGTAA